From the Brassica napus cultivar Da-Ae chromosome A8, Da-Ae, whole genome shotgun sequence genome, one window contains:
- the BNAC08G48520D gene encoding uncharacterized protein BNAC08G48520D — MAETTPLKRHREEETLAEEETNKRQKPSSSSYNDQILCLLDDSDELNLPNNDLASFIHTLQQDISSDDQNGVVSRVSNVEDSSTSCVSSKEDDVDEESKEKVMQHLLEASDDELGLPSNEFGESNYEMIKNDVSQDYIYGDSLLDGFGDAFWELEDEAANYYTLLQSQLFL, encoded by the coding sequence ATGGCTGAAACAACTCCATTAAAGCGCCACCGAGAAGAAGAAACCCTAGCCGAAGAAGAAACCAATAAACGACAAAagccatcttcttcctcataCAATGACCAGATTCTCTGTCTCCTCGACGATTCAGACGAACTTAACCTACCCAACAACGATCTAGCTTCTTTTATACACACTCTTCAGCAAGATATCTCATCAGATGACCAAAACGGTGTCGTCTCTAGAGTCTCCAACGTGGAAGATTCGTCGACTTCGTGTGTTTCCTCGAAGGAAGACGATGTTGACGAAGAGAGCAAGGAGAAAGTGATGCAGCATCTTTTGGAAGCTTCTGACGACGAACTAGGGCTTCCTAGCAACGAATTTGGCGAGAGCAATTATGAGATGATTAAGAATGATGTTAGTCAGGATTATATTTATGGAGATAGTTTGTTAGATGGGTTTGGTGATGCGTTTTGGGAGCTTGAAGATGAAGCTGCTAATTATTACACGTTGCTCCAGTCTCAGCTGTTCTTGTAG
- the LOC125577140 gene encoding F-box/kelch-repeat protein At1g26930-like gives MFEGRPRDSCLVSTLFTMPTHQETKWSFSISTKRPFLNDDESHETDRRHRKKIHKFLNLDGGGDGENGSSDSGSLIPGMNKDDSISCLLRCSRADYCSIASVSRSLRALIRSGEIYRLRRLQGTLEHWVYFSCHLNEWEAFDPRSKRWMRLPSMPQNECFRYADKESLAVGTDLLVFGWEVSSYVIYRYSLLTNSWSTGKSMNMPRCLFGSASYGEIAVLAGGCDSNGRILDTAEMYNSEDQTWSVLPAMNKRRKMCSGVFMDGKFYVIGGIGVGEGNEPKVLTCGEEFDMKTRAWREIPDMSPPRLINQGNGMSAAAMAPPLVAVVNDQLYAADHAGMAVRRYDKESRVWVQVGSLPEQAGSMNGWGLAFRACGDQVIVIGGPKAPGEGFIELNSWVPSDGAPQWHLLGKKQSVNFVYNCAVMSC, from the coding sequence ATGTTCGAAGGTCGACCACGAGATTCTTGTCTGGTTTCAACTCTCTTCACCATGCCAACTCATCAAGAAACCAAATGGAGCTTCTCGATTTCCACCAAACGCCCCTTTCTCAACGACGACGAGAGCCACGAGACCGATCGTCGCCACCGCAAGAAGATTCACAAGTTCTTGAATCTCGACGGAGGAGGAGATGGAGAGAACGGTTCTTCAGATTCGGGTTCGTTAATCCCGGGGATGAACAAAGACGACTCAATCAGCTGTTTGCTCCGTTGCTCACGAGCTGATTACTGCTCCATTGCTTCGGTGAGCCGGAGCCTACGCGCTTTGATCCGGAGCGGCGAGATTTATAGGCTCCGGAGGCTGCAAGGGACGCTCGAGCACTGGGTTTACTTCTCGTGCCATCTCAACGAGTGGGAAGCGTTTGATCCGAGGTCGAAACGGTGGATGCGTTTGCCGAGTATGCCGCAGAACGAGTGTTTCAGGTACGCGGACAAGGAGTCTCTCGCTGTCGGAACTGATTTGCTTGTgttcggttgggaagtgagctCTTATGTAATTTATCGATACAGTCTTTTGACTAACTCTTGGTCTACCGGGAAGAGTATGAACATGCCTAGATGCTTGTTTGGCTCCGCTAGTTACGGCGAGATCGCGGTTTTAGCCGGCGGTTGCGATTCGAACGGTAGGATTCTTGATACGGCTGAGATGTATAACTCCGAGGACCAGACTTGGTCGGTGTTGCCGGCGATGAACAAGCGGAGGAAGATGTGTTCCGGTGTGTTTATGGATGGGAAGTTTTATGTGATTGGTGGGATTGGTGTTGGGGAAGGGAACGAGCCTAAGGTTCTGACTTGTGGTGAAGAGTTCGATATGAAGACGAGGGCGTGGAGAGAGATTCCTGATATGTCGCCACCGAGGTTGATAAACCAGGGGAATGGAATGTCTGCGGCTGCGATGGCTCCACCGCTTGTAGCGGTTGTGAATGATCAGCTTTACGCGGCTGATCATGCCGGTATGGCGGTTAGGAGATATGATAAGGAGAGTCGGGTTTGGGTTCAAGTTGGGAGTTTGCCTGAGCAAGCGGGTTCGATGAACGGTTGGGGGTTAGCGTTTAGAGCTTGTGGGGATCAGGTTATAGTGATTGGTGGACCGAAGGCTCCAGGTGAAGGGTTCATTGAGCTTAACTCATGGGTTCCAAGTGATGGTGCACCGCAGTGGCATTTACTTGGCAAGAAACAGTCGGTTAATTTCGTTTACAATTGCGCCGTGATGAGCTGCTGA
- the LOC125577141 gene encoding peptidyl-prolyl cis-trans isomerase CYP23-like, which yields MGNARILIFTLACVSLHSVVKSLSHEPELGSARVVFQTSYGDIEFGFYPTVAPVTVEHIFKLVRLGGYNTNHFFRVDKGFVAQVADVPNGRSAPMNEEQKKVAYKTIPGEFSDVKHVRGILSMGRHDDPNSGGSSFSMLLGDAPHLDGKYAVFGKVTRGDETLRKLEEVPTRREGIFVMPTERITILSTYYYDTKMESCEEERTVLKRRLEASFLEVERQRMKCFP from the exons ATGGGAAACGCGAGAATCTTGATCTTCACTTTGGCGTGTGTATCATTACACTCCGTAGTCAAATCTCTCTCTCACGAACCAGAACTTGGCTCAGCTCGTGTCGTCTTCCAG ACTAGTTATGGAGATATCGAATTTGGATTCTATCCCACGGTGGCGCCAGTAACGGTGGAGCACATCTTCAAGCTAGTTCGTTTAGGTGGATACAACACTAATCATTTCTTCAGG gttgataaAGGTTTCGTTGCTCAAGTTGCGGATGTGCCAAACGGAAGATCAGCCCCGATGAATGAGGAGCAAAAGAAAGTAGCTTACAAGACTATTCCTGGAGAGTTCAGTGATGTTAAACATGTCAGAGGCATTCTTTCCATGGGAAG ACATGATGATCCAAACAGTGGTGGATCTTCATTCTCGATGCTTCTTGGTGATGCTCCTCATCTTGATGGCAAG TACGCTGTGTTTGGTAAAGTGACTAGAGGAGATGAAACATTGAGGAAGCTTGAAGAAGTTCCCACTCGCCGTGAAGGGATCTTTGTTATG CCGACGGAGAGGATCACCATTTTGTCGACATACTATTACG ACACTAAGATGGAGAGCTGTGAAGAGGAGAGAACTGTCCTGAAAAGAAGGCTTGAAGCATCTTTTCTTGAGGTGGAAAGACAG agaATGAAGTGCTTCCCGTGA
- the LOC106430434 gene encoding transcription factor PRE6 → MSSRRSSRSRQSGSSRISDDQISDLVTKLQHLIPELRRRRSDKVSASKVLQETCNYIRNLHREVDDLSDRLSELLASTDDDSAEAAIIRSLLNY, encoded by the exons ATGTCGAGCAGAAGATCATCACGTTCACGACAGTCAGGAAGCTCAAGAATCTCTGACGATCAGATTTCCGATCTTGTTACTAAGCTCCAACATCTCATCCCTGAGCTCCGCCGCCGCCGTTCTGACAAG GTGTCAGCATCTAAAGTACTACAAGAGACTTGCAACTACATCAGGAACTTACACAGAGAGGTTGATGATCTCAGTGACCGTTTGTCGGAACTCTTGGCTTCAACGGACGACGACAGTGCCGAGGCAGCCATCATTAGGAGCTTgcttaattattaa
- the LOC106436751 gene encoding homeobox-leucine zipper protein ATHB-23 has protein sequence MSCNNGLAFFPANFSLQNHHQEEEDHPQYLLPSCTPPQDFHGFLGKRSPMQNVEGFCNLEMNGEEDFSDDGSKMGEKKRRLNMEQLKTLEKNFELGNKLDSDRKLELARALGLQPRQIAIWFQNRRARSKTKQLERDYDALKRQFESLKDENDLLQTQNQKLQAQVIALKSKEPIESINLNKEEGSCSNRSENISGDIRPGHPPPSPTATTMQFFHNSSPEQRMVKEENSISNMFCGMDDQTGFWPWLDQQHYN, from the exons ATGTCTTGTAATAATGGCTTAGCTTTCTTCCCTGCAAATTTCAGTCTCCAAAACCatcaccaagaagaagaagatcatccCCAGTATCTTCTTCCTTCTTGCACTCCACCTCAAGACTTCCATG GGTTTCTTGGTAAGAGATCTCCAATGCAGAACGTAGAAGGGTTTTGTAACTTGGAGATGAACGGAGAGGAAGATTTTTCAGACGATGGATCTAAGATGggagagaagaagaggagattgaACATGGAGCAACTCAAGACGCTAGAGAAGAACTTCGAGCTTGGTAATAAACTCGACTCAGATCGAAAACTAGAGCTGGCTCGTGCCTTGGGGTTACAACCAAGACAAATCGCGATTTGGTTCCAAAACAGAAGGGCACGATCCAAAACAAAGCAGCTCGAGAGAGACTACGATGCCCTCAAGCGTCAGTTCGAGAGTCTCAAAGACGAGAATGATCTCCTTCAAACTCAAAATCAGAAGCTTCAGGCTCAG GTAATAGCATTAAAAAGCAAAGAACCAATAGAATCAATCAATCTGAACAAAGAAGAAGGTTCATGTAGTAACAGAAGTGAGAACATCTCCGGTGACATCAGACCGGGCCATCCACCGCCTTCACCGACAGCTACAACGATGCAGTTTTTTCACAACTCGTCGCCAGAGCAGAGAATGGTGAAAGAAGAGAACAGTATCAGCAACATGTTCTGCGGAATGGATGACCAAACTGGATTTTGGCCATGGCTTGACCAGCAACATTACAATTGA